Proteins encoded by one window of Lathyrus oleraceus cultivar Zhongwan6 chromosome 1, CAAS_Psat_ZW6_1.0, whole genome shotgun sequence:
- the LOC127101216 gene encoding polygalacturonase isoform X4, which yields MKKFSIDIIVSFIFLAYFGVVQGDLNINDYGGKPNSDITEAFKKVWTEACASTSAVKIVIPSGNYRTNGIVAEGPCKAPIEVQVDGIFQAPSDINSMPKSDQWIRFGTMDHLTVSGNGVFDGQGAATWKQSSAAWSKNHNVNQKVSQNLGFYFVNNSIVTGITSKDSKNFHFMIYGCENITLDAVKISAPGDSTNTDGVHLGKSTDVKILNIDIATGDDCVSLGDGCRKVLVQNVKCGPGHGISVGSLGRFTQEDNVEGLIVKNCTISDTENGLRIKTWPAGPGTITITDMNFEDVTMVSVRNPIIIDQEYCPWNTCNKKIPSKIKISKVSFKNIHGTTKAEEGVVLICSSGVPCDGVELSNIDLTFNGKPAKAVCSNVKPIIKGNAPTCEPYKPLPS from the exons ATGAAGAAGTTCAGTATTGACATTATTGTTTCATTCATATTTCTAGCTTACTTTGGTGTAGTTCAAGGGGACCTTAACATAAATGATTATGGTGGTAAACCAAATTCAGATATTACTGAG GCTTTCAAAAAAGTTTGGACTGAAGCATGTGCATCAACATCTGCAGTTAAGATTGTGATTCCATCTGGTAATTATAGGACAAATGGAATAGTTGCTGAAGGTCCATGTAAGGCTCCAATTGAGGTTCAAGTTGATGGCATATTTCAAGCACCTTCAGACATAAATAGTATGCCAAAAAGTGATCAATGGATCAGGTTTGGAACTATGGACCATTTAACCGTATCAGGAAATGGAGTTTTTGATGGTCAAGGCGCAGCTACATGGAAACAATCTTCAGCTGCTTGGAGCAAAAATCATAATGTTAACCAAAAAGTTTCCCAG AATTTGGGTTTTTATTTTGTTAACAACTCCATCGTCACTGGAATTACATCTAAGGACAGCAAAAATTTCCATTTTATGATTTACGGCTGCGAAAATATCACATTGGATGCTGTCAAAATTAGTGCTCCTGGTGACAGTACAAACACCGATGGAGTTCATTTGGGAAAATCAACTGATGTTAAAATTCTTAATATCGACATTGCTACTGGAGATGATTGTGTTTCATTGGGTGATGGTTGTAGAAAAGTACTAGTACAAAATGTGAAATGTGGACCTGGTCATGGTATTAGTGTTGGAAGCCTTGGAAGGTTTACACAAGAAGATAACGTAGAAGGTCTTATAGTTAAGAATTGTACTATATCAGATACTGAAAATGGTTTGAGGATTAAAACTTGGCCAGCTGGACCAGGAACAATTACTATTACTGATATGAATTTTGAAGATGTTACCATGGTTAGTGTCAGGAACCCTATCATCATTGACCAAGAGTATTGTCCATGGAACACGTGCAACAAAAAG ATTCCTTCAAAAATAAAGATAAGCAAGGTTTCATTCAAGAACATTCATGGAACTACAAAAGCAGAAGAGGGAGTGGTTCTTATATGCAGTAGTGGTGTACCGTGCGATGGTGTGGAGTTGAGTAATATTGATCTCACATTTAATGGAAAACCAGCAAAAGCTGTGTGTTCTAATGTCAAACCTATAATTAAAGGAAATGCTCCTACTTGTGAACCTTATAAACCACTTCCCTCCTGA
- the LOC127101216 gene encoding polygalacturonase isoform X6, with amino-acid sequence MKKFSIDIIVSFIFLAYFGVVQGDLNINDYGGKPNSDITEAFKKVWTEACASTSAVKIVIPSGNYRTNGIVAEGPCKAPIEVQVDGIFQAPSDINSMPKSDQWIRFGTMDHLTVSGNGVFDGQGAATWKQSSAAWSKNHNVNQKVSQNLGFYFVNNSIVTGITSKDSKNFHFMIYGCENITLDAVKISAPGDSTNTDGVHLGKSTDVKILNIDIATGDDCVSLGDGCRKVLVQNVKCGPGHGISVGSLGRFTQEDNVEGLIVKNCTISDTENGLRIKTWPAGPGTITITDMNFEDVTMVSVRNPIIIDQEYCPWNTCNKKIPSKIKISKVSFKNIHGTTKAEEGVVLICSSGVPCDGVELSNIDLTFNGKPAKAVCSNVKPIIKGNAPTCEPYKPLPS; translated from the exons GCTTTCAAAAAAGTTTGGACTGAAGCATGTGCATCAACATCTGCAGTTAAGATTGTGATTCCATCTGGTAATTATAGGACAAATGGAATAGTTGCTGAAGGTCCATGTAAGGCTCCAATTGAGGTTCAAGTTGATGGCATATTTCAAGCACCTTCAGACATAAATAGTATGCCAAAAAGTGATCAATGGATCAGGTTTGGAACTATGGACCATTTAACCGTATCAGGAAATGGAGTTTTTGATGGTCAAGGCGCAGCTACATGGAAACAATCTTCAGCTGCTTGGAGCAAAAATCATAATGTTAACCAAAAAGTTTCCCAG AATTTGGGTTTTTATTTTGTTAACAACTCCATCGTCACTGGAATTACATCTAAGGACAGCAAAAATTTCCATTTTATGATTTACGGCTGCGAAAATATCACATTGGATGCTGTCAAAATTAGTGCTCCTGGTGACAGTACAAACACCGATGGAGTTCATTTGGGAAAATCAACTGATGTTAAAATTCTTAATATCGACATTGCTACTGGAGATGATTGTGTTTCATTGGGTGATGGTTGTAGAAAAGTACTAGTACAAAATGTGAAATGTGGACCTGGTCATGGTATTAGTGTTGGAAGCCTTGGAAGGTTTACACAAGAAGATAACGTAGAAGGTCTTATAGTTAAGAATTGTACTATATCAGATACTGAAAATGGTTTGAGGATTAAAACTTGGCCAGCTGGACCAGGAACAATTACTATTACTGATATGAATTTTGAAGATGTTACCATGGTTAGTGTCAGGAACCCTATCATCATTGACCAAGAGTATTGTCCATGGAACACGTGCAACAAAAAG ATTCCTTCAAAAATAAAGATAAGCAAGGTTTCATTCAAGAACATTCATGGAACTACAAAAGCAGAAGAGGGAGTGGTTCTTATATGCAGTAGTGGTGTACCGTGCGATGGTGTGGAGTTGAGTAATATTGATCTCACATTTAATGGAAAACCAGCAAAAGCTGTGTGTTCTAATGTCAAACCTATAATTAAAGGAAATGCTCCTACTTGTGAACCTTATAAACCACTTCCCTCCTGA